A stretch of DNA from Streptomyces sp. NBC_01197:
GTGATCTACGCGGTGTGGGTACCCCTGCTGATGCCCCTGCTCGTGGCGCCCGCCGCCCGGTGGCTCGCCGAGCTGCTGGCGCCGCGGCAGGCGGTCCGGCTGCTGACGGCTGCGGCGCTCACGCTCGGCGGCTGCTCGGCCACGGCGCTGGGGCTGCTCGTCGTGGCGGGACTGCTGCGGCTGCCGCCGGTCGCCGCCCTCGGCCGGCTGATCCACCCGGTGAGCGGTGGCGGGCCGGGCACCACCGTCGCGGCCGTGGCGGCCGGTACCGCGCTCGCCTTCTGCGCCACCGCGCTGATACGGACCGTACTGCGGCAGCGCGCCGAGCTGCGCGCGGCCCGGCGCCACATCGGGGCCGGCGGCGAACTGGCCGTGGTCCGGGACACCACCCCCGACGCGTACGCGCTGCCCGGCCGCCCCGGCCGGATCGTCGTCACCACCGGGATGCTGCGAGCCCTGGCACCGGCCGAGCGCGAGGCGCTGTTCGCCCATGAGCGCGCGCACCTCGCGGGCCGCCACCACCTCTTCATCGCCGCGGCGGAGCTGGCGGCGCACTGCCACCCGGCGCTGCGCGGACTGCGGGCACCGCTCGGTTACGCCCTGGAGCGCTGCGCCGACGAGTCGGCGGCCGGGGCCGTCGGCGACCGCTCCCTCGCGGCCCGCACCATCGGCCGCGCCGCGCTGGCCGCCCACCGGGCGCCCGCCGCGCGCCCCAGCGTCGTACTCGCCGCCACAGCCGGTCCTGTCCCGCGCCGGGTCGCGGCGCTCCTGGGCCACAGTCCGGCCGGCGCCGCCCACCACGGGGGGCACGGACGGGCCGCCCGTGCCCTCGCCGGGGCGCTGCTGGTGTGCCTCTCGCTGTCGGCGGGCGGGGCGCTGGACGCCGCGACCGATCTGCACGGCGGCATCGAGGCGGCGCAGGCCGCCTCCGGCGACCACTGACGCGTACGGGGGCGGCGCGCCGGGGCCCGCCCCGGCTGAACGCGCCGCTCAACACCCCTGCTGTGCTGCCCGACCGCCGATTAACATCTCGAACATGTTGACGAACTGGGCGGGGAACATCGCCTTCACGGCACAGCGCATCGACCGGCCCACCACCCTCGACGAGCTCCGCGGGCTCATCGCCGCCTCCGCCCGGGTGCGCGTGCTGGGCAGCGGTCACTCGTTCAACACCATCGCGGACACCGACGGCACCCTGGTATCGGTGGCCGGGCTGCCTCCGGAGATCGAGGTGGACCGGGCCGCGTCCACGGTCCGGGTCGCGGCGGGCGTACGGTACGCCGAGCTGGCCAGGGAAGTGCACGCGCACGGACTCGCGCTGCCCAACATGGCCTCCCTGCCGCACATCTCCGTTGCGGGGTCCGTGGCCACCGGTACCCATGGGTCCGGCGCCGCACTCGGCGGGCTGGCCACCGCGGTCAGGGAGCTCGAACTGGTCACCGCTGACGGCGAGTTGCGGACGATCGGCCGCGACCGGGGCGGCGAGCGCTTCGCCGGGTCCGTGGTCTCGCTGGGCGCGCTCGGCGCTGTCACCTCGCTCACCCTGGACCTGGTGCCGGGTTTCGAACTGGCGCAGCGGGTCCGCACCGGGCTGCCCCTGTCGGCCCTGGACGAGCACTTCGACGCGGTGACATCGGCGGCGTACAGCGTCAGTCTCTTCACCGACTGGCGCGGTCCGCACTTCGGCCAGGTGTGGCTCAAGTACGTGGCGGACCAAGAGCCCGAGTTCCCCTGGGCCCCCGAGGCGCCGGGTCCGCTGCACCCCGTGCCGGGTATGCCGCCCGTGCACTGCACCCAGCAGCAGGGGGTGCCCGGGCCGTGGCACGAGCGGCTGCCGCACTTCCGGGCGGAGTTCACGCCGAGTTCGGGCGAGGAGATCCAGTCGGAGTATCTGGTGGACCGGCGCCACGGACTCGCCGCGCTGCACGCCGTCGACGCGATCCGCGACGTGGTCGCACCGCTGCTCCAGGTCTGCGAGGTACGGACGGTGGCCGCCGACGACCTGTGGCTGAGTCCGGCCTACGGCCATGACACGGTGGGGCTGCACTTCACCTGGCTCAAGGACACCGCGGCCGTACTGCCGGTGCTCAGGCTGCTCGAAGAGCGGCTGGAGCCGTTCGCCGCGCGTCCGCACTGGGGGAAGCTGTCCACCGTGCCGGCCGGGCGGCTGCCCGCGCTCTATCCGAAGCTGGCCGACTTCCGGCGCCTGGCCAGGGAGTCCGACCCGCAGGGCAAGTTCACCAACGCCTTCCTGGCGCCGCTGCTCGATGACGCCCGAACGACGAACACAAGCCCGTCATAAGGGCGTTGTCGCGCGCCCCGGCCCGGGAGACCCCAGAGCGAGGAGAGCAGGCACCGATGAGCACCCCGTACTACGAAGACGTGTCCCCCGGCAGCGGCGCCCTTCCGGCGCGTGCCAGGTATGCGGCATCCGATGCCATGTCCCTTTCGCTGAACGGAAGGTGGCGCTTCCGGCTCTCGCCGACCGCCGACGCGGCCGACGACTCGTTCGCCGCGCCGGGGTACGACGCCGGCGGCTGGGACGAGGTGGCGGTCCCCGGCCACTGGGTCCTCCAGGGGCACGGTGCGCCGATCTACACCAACCACCTCTACCCCTTCCCGGTCGACCCGCCGCGCGTACCGACCGGCAACCCGACCGCCGACCATCTGCACACGTTCGGCCTGCCGCCGCAGTGGCCGTCGGCCGGTGACGCCGTGCTGCGGTTCGACGGGGTCGAGTCGTGCGCCCGGGTCTGGCTGAACGGCGAGGAGCTGGGGGAGTTCAAGGGCAGCAGGCTGCCCCACGAGTTCGCGGTGGGCGCGCTGCTGCGGCCCGGCGGCAACGTGCTCGCGGTCCGGGTCCACCAGTGGTCGTCCGGGTCGTATCTGGAGGACCAGGACCAGTGGTGGCTGCCGGGCATCTTCCGCGATGTCACGCTGCTGCACCGCCCGGAGGGGGCCGCGGAGGACTTTTTCGTGCACGCCGCCTATGACCATGTCACCGGCCTGGGGACCCTGCGGGTGGACAGCACGGTCCCGGGCCGGGTGACCGTGCCGGAGCTGGGTGTCGAACTGGCCGCCGGTGCCGAGGTGTCGGTGCCGGTCGAGCCGTGGACGGCGGAGACCCCGAGGCTGTACGACGGTGAACTGGCCACCGTCGGTGAGCGGGTGGCCCTGCGCATCGGCTTCCGCACGGTCCGCGTCGAGGACGGCGTCATCAAGGTCAACGGGCGGCGGATCCTCTTCCGCGGGGTGAACCGCCACGAGTTCCACCCGGACACCGGCAGGACCCTGGACCTGGAGACCATGCGGGCGGATGTGGTGCTGATGAAGCAGCACAACATCAACGCCGTTCGCACCAGCCACTACCCGCCCCACCCCGACTTCCTGGGTATCTGCGACGAGCTGGGGCTCTGGGTCGTCGACGAGTGCGACCTGGAGACCCACGGCTTCACCGAGCAGGACTGGCGGGGCAATCCGGTCGACGACGACCGCTGGACCCCCGCCCTGCTTGACCGGGCGGCCCGCATGGTGGAGCGCGACAAGAACCACCCCTCGGTTGTCATCTGGTCGCTGGGCAACGAGTGCGGGACCGGACGCGGGCTGACCGCGATGGCCGGCTGGATCCGGGACCGCGACCCGGACCGGCCCATCCACTACGAGGGCGACCAATCGTGCGCGGACACCGATATGTACTCGCGGATGTACGCCTCGCACACCGAGGTGGCGGCCATCGGCCGCGGCGAGGGCGGCGGGCCCGCCGAGCGGCGCCAACTCCCCTTCATCCTCTGCGAGTACGGGCACGCCATGGGCAACGGCCCCGGTGGCCTCACCGAGTACCAGCAGCTCTTCGACGCGTACGAGCGCAACCAGGGCGGCTTCATCTGGGAGTGGATCGACCACGGCCTGACCCACCCCGAGTTCGGCTACGCGTACGGCGGTGACTTCGGCGAGGAGCTGCACGACGCCAACTTCGTCTGCGACGGGCTGCTCTTCCCGGACCGGACCCCGTCCCCGGCTCTCGCCGAGTACAAGAAGGTCATCGAGCCGGTCGGTATCGACGGCGGTGCGGCGGCGGGAACGGTCCGTATCGTCAACCGCTACGACTTCACCGGTCTGTCGCACCTCGTCTTCGAGTGGTCGTACGAGGTGGCGGGCGAGGCCGTGCGTACGGGCGTCCTCGACGTACCGGCGCTGGCACCCGGCGAGCGGGCCGAGGTACCGCTTCCCGCCCCGCCCGCCACGGAGCTGGCCACCGAGAGCTGGTGGACGGTGCGGGCGTTGCTCGCCGACGGCACCCGGCACGAGGTCGCCTGGGCCCAGCTGCCCGCCACGCCCAGACAGCGGACGGCCCTGGCCGTACCGGAGAGCAGCGGCCCGCAGCGCGCCGGGGAGCTGATCACCCTCGGTCCGGCCGCCTTCGACGCGCGCACCGGGGAGTTGCGGACCGTCGGGAACACCGCTCTGCGGGAGCTGCGGCTGGACGTCTGGCGGGCGCCGACCGACAACGACAACGGCAGGGACCCGGTGACCGGCGCCCGCTACGGGCAGCTCTGGCGCGAGCTGGGGCTGCACCGGATGCAGCATCGCCTGGACGCCGTCGAGCTGTCCGGCACCGCGCTGACGGTACGGACCAGGGTGGCGCCCGCGGCGCGGGACGCCGGCCTGGTGACCGTGTACCGGTGGACCAGTGACGGGACCCGGCTGCGGCTCACCGTGTCCGTCACGCCCGACGGCCGGTGGCCGGTGCCGCTCCCCCGGCTCGGCATCCGCTTCGCGCTGCCGGGCGGCGCCGGCTCGGCCGTCTGGTTCGGCGGCGGCCCCGGCGAGGCGTATCCGGACACCCGGGCTGCGTCGAGGCTCGGCCGGTGGGAGTCGTCGGTCGACGGCCTCCAGACGCCGTACGTCCGCCCGCAGGAGAACGGCGCCCGGGCCGGCGTCAGATGGGCGGCGATCGGGGGCGTACGGGTGGCGGGCGACCCGGAGTTCTCCTTCACGGCACGCCGCTGGACGAGCGAGCAGCTCGACGCGGCTGAGCACCGCACGGACCTGCGCCCGGCCGGCCGGGCGGTCTGGGTGAACCTCGACCATGCCCAGCACGGCATCGGCTCGCAGTCCTGCGGGCCGGGTGTCCTGCCGCAGCACCAACTGCGCGTGGGCGCCACCGAGTTCGGTTTCACCTTCACCGAGGAAACCGGAGAGACCGTCTCCTGAACCGGGTACGCACCCGGCCGGGCCGGGTCCGGTGTGCGGTCAGTCCGTGGTCAGTCCGGCCGCGGCCGCGACGAGGGCGTCGAGGAGCGGCCGGAACAGCGGATGTTCCTCGGCGCCCCGGCGTACGGCGGCGAACACCCGGCGGGTGGCGGCCGGGCCCTCCACCGGGCGGACCACTGTGTCCTTCAGCTCCATCCCGCGCAGCGCCGAACGCGGCACCAGCGCGACCCCCGCACCCGCGCCGGCCAGCGCGACGACGGCCCTGAAGTCGTCCGACGAGTGCACCAGGCGGGGCTGAAAACCGGCGCGCTCGCAGGCGAGGAGAACCACGTCGTGGCAGGGGTTGCCCGGATAGGGCCCGATCCACTCGCTGTCGGCCAGCTCCGCGAGGGTGACGTGCGGGCCCTGGCCGAGGGGGTCGTCCGCGGGCAGCACCGCGTCGAAGGGTTCGGCGTACAGCGGCACCCGGGCGAGCCTGCGGTCGTCCTCGCGGGGCGCGCCCCGGTACTCGACGGCCAGCGCCAGATCGGCCTCCCCGTCCAGGACGAGGGTGAGGCTCTCGTCCCCCTCGGAGTCCCTGGCCCGGACCCGGATACCGGGGCTGCCCGCGGCGAGGGTACGGATCGCCGGGGCCAGCACCTCGGCGATCCCGGTCGCGAAGGCGGCGACGGTCACCTCCCCGGATGCTCCGCCCGCGTACGAGGCGAGCTCGGCCTCGGCGCGTTCCAGCTGGGCGAGGACGGCGTGGGCGTGGGTGAGCAGGATCTCACCGGCGGCCGTCAGCCGTACCCCGCGCCCGCTGCGGGTCAGCAGCGCGTGGCCGGTCTCCTGCTCCAGCGCGGCGAGCTGCTGGGAGACGGCCGACGGGGTCAGATAGAGCGCTGCGGCCGCGGCGGTCACCGTACGGTGGTCCGCCACGGCCCGCAGGATACGCAGGCGGCGGGGGTCGATCACCCTGCCATTGTCGCCCGTGCGTCGATGAACGCGGCCACGGCCCGCTCCACGTCGGCGGTGGAGTGCGCGGCCGAGAGCTGGACCCGGATGCGCGCCTTGTCCATCGGGACCACCGGGTACGAGAAGCCGATCACGTAGACACCGCGTTC
This window harbors:
- a CDS encoding M56 family metallopeptidase; protein product: MIYAVWVPLLMPLLVAPAARWLAELLAPRQAVRLLTAAALTLGGCSATALGLLVVAGLLRLPPVAALGRLIHPVSGGGPGTTVAAVAAGTALAFCATALIRTVLRQRAELRAARRHIGAGGELAVVRDTTPDAYALPGRPGRIVVTTGMLRALAPAEREALFAHERAHLAGRHHLFIAAAELAAHCHPALRGLRAPLGYALERCADESAAGAVGDRSLAARTIGRAALAAHRAPAARPSVVLAATAGPVPRRVAALLGHSPAGAAHHGGHGRAARALAGALLVCLSLSAGGALDAATDLHGGIEAAQAASGDH
- a CDS encoding FAD-binding protein, giving the protein MSNMLTNWAGNIAFTAQRIDRPTTLDELRGLIAASARVRVLGSGHSFNTIADTDGTLVSVAGLPPEIEVDRAASTVRVAAGVRYAELAREVHAHGLALPNMASLPHISVAGSVATGTHGSGAALGGLATAVRELELVTADGELRTIGRDRGGERFAGSVVSLGALGAVTSLTLDLVPGFELAQRVRTGLPLSALDEHFDAVTSAAYSVSLFTDWRGPHFGQVWLKYVADQEPEFPWAPEAPGPLHPVPGMPPVHCTQQQGVPGPWHERLPHFRAEFTPSSGEEIQSEYLVDRRHGLAALHAVDAIRDVVAPLLQVCEVRTVAADDLWLSPAYGHDTVGLHFTWLKDTAAVLPVLRLLEERLEPFAARPHWGKLSTVPAGRLPALYPKLADFRRLARESDPQGKFTNAFLAPLLDDARTTNTSPS
- a CDS encoding glycoside hydrolase family 2 TIM barrel-domain containing protein — protein: MSTPYYEDVSPGSGALPARARYAASDAMSLSLNGRWRFRLSPTADAADDSFAAPGYDAGGWDEVAVPGHWVLQGHGAPIYTNHLYPFPVDPPRVPTGNPTADHLHTFGLPPQWPSAGDAVLRFDGVESCARVWLNGEELGEFKGSRLPHEFAVGALLRPGGNVLAVRVHQWSSGSYLEDQDQWWLPGIFRDVTLLHRPEGAAEDFFVHAAYDHVTGLGTLRVDSTVPGRVTVPELGVELAAGAEVSVPVEPWTAETPRLYDGELATVGERVALRIGFRTVRVEDGVIKVNGRRILFRGVNRHEFHPDTGRTLDLETMRADVVLMKQHNINAVRTSHYPPHPDFLGICDELGLWVVDECDLETHGFTEQDWRGNPVDDDRWTPALLDRAARMVERDKNHPSVVIWSLGNECGTGRGLTAMAGWIRDRDPDRPIHYEGDQSCADTDMYSRMYASHTEVAAIGRGEGGGPAERRQLPFILCEYGHAMGNGPGGLTEYQQLFDAYERNQGGFIWEWIDHGLTHPEFGYAYGGDFGEELHDANFVCDGLLFPDRTPSPALAEYKKVIEPVGIDGGAAAGTVRIVNRYDFTGLSHLVFEWSYEVAGEAVRTGVLDVPALAPGERAEVPLPAPPATELATESWWTVRALLADGTRHEVAWAQLPATPRQRTALAVPESSGPQRAGELITLGPAAFDARTGELRTVGNTALRELRLDVWRAPTDNDNGRDPVTGARYGQLWRELGLHRMQHRLDAVELSGTALTVRTRVAPAARDAGLVTVYRWTSDGTRLRLTVSVTPDGRWPVPLPRLGIRFALPGGAGSAVWFGGGPGEAYPDTRAASRLGRWESSVDGLQTPYVRPQENGARAGVRWAAIGGVRVAGDPEFSFTARRWTSEQLDAAEHRTDLRPAGRAVWVNLDHAQHGIGSQSCGPGVLPQHQLRVGATEFGFTFTEETGETVS
- a CDS encoding LysR family transcriptional regulator — encoded protein: MIDPRRLRILRAVADHRTVTAAAAALYLTPSAVSQQLAALEQETGHALLTRSGRGVRLTAAGEILLTHAHAVLAQLERAEAELASYAGGASGEVTVAAFATGIAEVLAPAIRTLAAGSPGIRVRARDSEGDESLTLVLDGEADLALAVEYRGAPREDDRRLARVPLYAEPFDAVLPADDPLGQGPHVTLAELADSEWIGPYPGNPCHDVVLLACERAGFQPRLVHSSDDFRAVVALAGAGAGVALVPRSALRGMELKDTVVRPVEGPAATRRVFAAVRRGAEEHPLFRPLLDALVAAAAGLTTD